One part of the Paroedura picta isolate Pp20150507F chromosome 5, Ppicta_v3.0, whole genome shotgun sequence genome encodes these proteins:
- the SNRNP40 gene encoding U5 small nuclear ribonucleoprotein 40 kDa protein yields MIDPQKRKAPGPDLALVAATSAAKKPRHEMVLGAGPAAGQPPSGALLQAGPPRCSSLQAPIMLLSGHEGEVYCCKFHPNGATLASAGFDRLILLWNVYGDCDNYATLKGHSGAVMELHYNTDGSMLFSASTDKTVAVWDSETGERVKRLKGHTSFVNSCYPARRGPQLVCTGSDDGTVKLWDIRKKAAIQTFQNTYQVLAVTFNDTSDQIISGGIDNDIKVWDLRQNKLTYTMRGHADSVTGLSLSSEGSYLLSNAMDNTVRIWDVRPFAPKERCVKIFQGNVHNFEKNLLRCSWSPDGSKIAAGSADRFVYVWDTTSRRILYKLPGHAGSINEVAFHPEEPIVLSASSDKRLYMGEIQ; encoded by the exons ATGATTGACCCGCAGAAGCGCAAAGCGCCCGGCCCGGATCTAGCTCTGGTGGCGGCGACGTCCGCGGCCAAGAAGCCCCGCCATGAGATGGTCTTGGGCGCAGGGCCCGCCGCAGGACAGCCGCCATCGGGGGCCCTGCTGCAGGCG GGTCCGCCAAGATGCTCCTCCCTCCAGGCACCGATTATGTTGCTCTCAGGGCATGAAGGTGAAGTGTACTGTTGTAAATTTCATCCCAATGGAGCCACCTTAGCATCAGCTGGATTTGACAGGCTGATCT TGCTATGGAACGTGTATGGTGATTGCGATAATTATGCCACCCTGAAGGGCCACAGTGGAGCTGTTATGGAGCTGCACTACAACACAGATGGCAG CATGCTGTTCTCTGCCTCCACGGATAAAACAGTAGCGGTGTGGGACAGCGAAACGGGCGAGCGAGTGAAGAGACTCAAGGGCCACACGTCCTTTGTGAATTCCTGCTACCCAGCCCGGCGGGGGCCTCAGTTGGTCTGCACAGGCAGTGACGATGGGACAGTAAAG cTATGGGACATCAGGAAAAAAGCTGCCATTCAGACCTTTCAGAATACTTACCAAGTCTTAGCTGTCACTTTCAACGATACCAGTGACCAGATAATCTCAGGAGGCATCGACAACGATATCAAG GTGTGGGACCTTCGCCAGAACAAGCTAACCTACACCATGAGAGGACATGCTGACTCTGTCACCGGCCTCAGCCTGAGCTCGGAAGGCTCTTACTTGCTTTCCAACGCGATGGACAATACAG TTCGCATCTGGGACGTCCGGCCTTTCGCCCCTAAAGAGAGATGTGTCAAGATCTTTCAAGGGAATGTGCATAATTTTGAAAAG AATCTTCTGCGATGCTCTTGGTCACCAGATGGAAGCAAAATAGCCGCTGGATCAGCAGACAG GTTCGTTTACGTTTGGGATACAACCTCCAGAAGAATCCTCTACAAGCTGCCAGGCCATGCCGGTTCAATAAATGAAGTGGCTTTTCATCCAGAGGAACCAATCG TCCTCTCGGCATCTAGTGACAAAAGGCTGTACATGGGGGAGATCCAGTGA